A genome region from Cucurbita pepo subsp. pepo cultivar mu-cu-16 chromosome LG02, ASM280686v2, whole genome shotgun sequence includes the following:
- the LOC111785978 gene encoding imidazole glycerol phosphate synthase hisHF, chloroplastic-like — translation MEAPPFSIAVSSSRTVIRSFPSSFHTSSLVFLRNNRYKTCHLKVKSTGKFAVRASFSGDSVVTLLDYGAGNVRSVRNAIRYLGFDIKDVQTPEDILNAKRLIFPGVGAFAPAMDVLNNKGMAEALCTYIENDRPFLGICLGLQLLFESSDENGPVKGLGLIPGVVGRFDSSNGFSVPHIGWNALEISDDSEILDDICNRHVYFVHSYRAMPSDKNKEWISSTCSYGDRFIASVRRGNVHAVQFHPEKSGDVGLSVLRRFLLPKSTLTKKPTEGKASRLAKRVIACLDVRTNDQGDLVVTKGDQYDVREQSEENEVRNLGKPVELAGQYYKDGADEVSFLNITGFRDFPLGDLPMLQVLRYTSENVFVPLTVGGGIRDFTDANGRHYSSLEVASEYFRSGADKISIGSDAVYAAEEYLRTGVKTGKSSLEQISTVYGNQAVVVSIDPRRVYLKSPDDVEFKVIRVTNPGPNGEEYAWYQCTVNGGREGRPIGAYELAKAVEELGAGEILLNCIDCDGQGKGFDLDLVKLISDSVSIPVIASSGAGCSDHFSEVFNKTNASAALAAGIFHRKEVAIQSVKGHLLKEGIEVRM, via the exons ATGGAAGCACCGCCATTCTCTATcgctgtttcttcttctcgaACTGTAATTCGATCATTTCCGTCGTCGTTTCATACCAGCTCTCTCGTTTTTCTTCGCAATAATCGTTACAAAACTTGTCATCTCAAAGTTAAGTCCACCGGTAAGTTTGCGGTTCGTGCCTCATTTTCGGGTGACTCAG TCGTGACTTTGCTGGATTACGGTGCTGGTAATGTTCGTAGTGTGAGGAATGCAATTCGTTACCTTGGCTTCGACATTAAAGAT GTGCAAACTCCAGAGGACATTCTGAATGCAAAACGCCTAATATTTCCTGGAGTTGGGGCATTTGCTCCAGCCATGGATGTGCTAAACAATAAAGg AATGGCTGAAGCACTCTGTACTTATATTGAGAATGATCGCCCATTTTTAGGCATTTGTCTTGGGCTTCAATTACTCTTCGAATCAAGTGACGAGAATGGACCAG TAAAAGGACTTGGCTTAATACCGGGTGTGGTTGGGCGTTTCGACTCTTCCAATGGTTTTAGTGTACCCCATATTGGGTGGAATGCTTTGGAAATCTCAGATGACTCTGAGATCTTGGATGATATTTGTAATCGTCATGTCTACTTTGTTCACTCTTACCGTGCTATGCCA TCTGACAAGAACAAGGAGTGGATCTCTTCTACTTGCAGCTATGGTGACAGGTTTATAGCCTCAGTTAGAAGGGGAAATGTCCATGCAGTTCAATTCCACCCAGAAAAGAGTGGag ATGTAGGCCTGTCTGTCCTCAGAAGATTCTTGCTTCCAAAGTCAACTTTGACCAAG AAACCTACTGAGGGGAAGGCATCAAGGCTTGCAAAAAGG GTAATTGCTTGTCTTGATGTGCGGACAAATGATCAAGGGGATCTTGTTGTTACCAAAGGGGACCAATATGACGTAAGGGAGCAATCAGAAGAGAATGAG gTGAGGAACCTTGGCAAACCGGTTGAGCTTGCTGGACAATACTACAAGGATGGAGCTGACGAG GTCAGTTTTTTGAATATAACTGGTTTCCGTGACTTCCCTCTTGGCGACTTGCCAATGTTGCAG GTGCTGAGATACACATCAGAAAATGTTTTTGTACCATTGACTGTTGGTGGCGGAATTAGAGATTTTACGGATGCAAATGGCAG ACACTATTCTAGCTTGGAAGTTGCTTCAGAATATTTCAGATCTGGAGCTGATAAAATATCTATCGGAAGTGATGCAGTTTATGCTGCTGAGGAATATTTAAGAACTGGT GTAAAGACTGGAAAGAGCAGCTTGGAACAGATTTCTACTGTTTATGGAAATCAG GCTGTCGTGGTAAGTATTGATCCTCGAAGAGTGTACCTTAAAAGTCCTGATGATGTGGAGTTCAAAGTCATTCGAGTTACTAACCCAG GTCCTAATGGAGAAGAATATGCATGGTATCAGTGTACA GTGAATGGAGGTCGAGAAGGTCGACCTATTGGAGCTTATGAGCTTGCAAAAGCAGTTGAGGAGCTTGGAGCTGGAGAAATACTGCTAAATTGCATAGATTGTGATG GTCAAGGAAAAGGATTTGATTTAGATCTAGTAAAGCTGATATCGGATTCTGTGAGCATCCCTGTTATTGCCAGCAGCGGTGCTGGGTGTTCTGACCATTTCTCAGAGGTGTTTAACAAGACAAATGCATCTGCTGCCTTAGCTGCTGGCATTTTCCATCGCAAGGAG GTGGCTATTCAGTCCGTAAAAGGGCATTTATTAAAGGAAGGCATAGAGGTCAGAATGTAA
- the LOC111787673 gene encoding mitogen-activated protein kinase kinase kinase 18-like — MDWTRGPAVGRGSSATVYLATTTTSSSSSRQFAVKTTDLSTSALLRKEHALLSNLNSPYLINCFGFDVEIESSKSPVFNLFMEYLPEGTLWDAIQRHGGRMEESMIGAYSRQILKGLEYLHANGLAHCDIKSRNLLLSGEGLKIADLGCAKFVEGGGVSGNGVRAFSGSPAYMAPEVARGEEQGFPADVWAFGCTVIEMATGNHPWTGLEDPVTALYTIGFSGEVPEVPRWLSEEARDFVAKCLIKDPKERWSVKRLLEHPFLQGFDSESEIECSRRKTTSSSPSSVLDQSFWDSMEDSETPLKVSHQASLADSPAERIRSLAGNLSSNCDWEGDDERDWFLIRNNDVGGRSHGNGSVSSDFPQEEEEEEMVTLNLEFEEDLVSFCLVDDDFSIMNIEFETDFMLNTVQFVGSNEYCSYSLMQIDRLLPHNLLSICFQISTNLIPLFKNHRLIKVFSSQFKNNKSKIHFYKFEK; from the coding sequence ATGGACTGGACCAGAGGCCCCGCCGTCGGCCGCGGTTCGTCCGCCACCGTCTATTtggccaccaccaccacctcttcttcctcctcgcGCCAATTCGCTGTCAAAACCACTGACCTCTCTACATCGGCGTTGTTGCGGAAGGAACACGCTCTTCTCTCTAATTTGAACTCCCCATACCTAATCAACTGCTTTGGTTTCGACGTTGAGATTGAGAGCTCTAAGTCGCCGGTTTTCAATCTGTTTATGGAGTATTTACCGGAGGGGACGCTGTGGGATGCTATTCAGAGACATGGTGGACGGATGGAGGAATCGATGATCGGGGCGTATTCGCGCCAGATTCTCAAAGGATTGGAGTATCTTCACGCGAATGGATTGGCGCATTGTGATATCAAGAGCCGGAATCTGTTGTTGAGTGGTGAGGGCTTGAAAATCGCGGATCTAGGTTGTGCGAAATTTGTGGAAGGAGGAGGAGTTTCTGGAAATGGAGTTAGGGCTTTTTCTGGTTCGCCTGCGTACATGGCGCCGGAGGTTGCGAGAGGTGAAGAACAGGGATTTCCAGCGGATGTTTGGGCGTTTGGATGTACGGTCATTGAAATGGCTACTGGTAATCATCCATGGACAGGATTGGAGGATCCGGTAACAGCGTTGTATACGATTGGTTTTTCCGGCGAGGTTCCGGAGGTTCCGCGGTGGTTGTCGGAGGAAGCGAGGGATTTCGTCGCTAAGTGTTTGATAAAAGACCCGAAAGAACGATGGAGTGTGAAACGGCTTCTTGAGCATCCGTTTCTTCAGGGATTTGATTCTGAATCCGAAATTGAATGTTCGAGGAGGAAAACGACGAGTTCTTCTCCAAGCTCTGTTTTGGATCAGAGCTTTTGGGATTCAATGGAAGATTCGGAGACTCCATTGAAGGTGAGCCATCAAGCTTCTCTGGCGGATTCTCCGGCAGAGAGGATTAGAAGCTTGGCTGGAAATTTGTCTTCCAATTGCGATTGGGAAGGGGATGATGAACGAGATTGGTTCTTGATCAGAAACAACGACGTTGGCGgaagaagccatggaaatgGATCTGTGAGCTCAGATTTTcctcaagaagaagaagaagaagagatggtAACATTGAACTTAGAATTTGAAGAAGATTTAGTGTCGTTCTGTTTGGTTGATGATGATTTTAGTATTATGAACATTGAATTTGAGACTGATTTCATGTTGAATACTGTGCAATTTGTAGGATCAAACGAGTATTGTTCTTATTCATTAATGCAAATTGATCGATTGTTGCCTCATAATCTTCTTTCAATatgtttccaaatttctaCAAATCTCATccccttgttcaagaatcATAGATTGATCAAAGTTTTTTCAAGTCAATTCAAGAACAATAAATCCAAAATAcatttttacaaatttgaaaaatga